The Oncorhynchus masou masou isolate Uvic2021 chromosome 6, UVic_Omas_1.1, whole genome shotgun sequence genome has a window encoding:
- the LOC135541988 gene encoding nuclear ubiquitous casein and cyclin-dependent kinase substrate 1-like, with protein sequence MSRPVRNKKVVNYSQFQESDDADEEYGRNSDKPKKPRAAPREVKRKRSKNSQEDSEDSDDKLSKSKNDSADDFGSDEGNDFGEEDDEDGGSDFEAKRGKKGKTAKVAKPTKRTPKRKRPADDSDEEVSRKVRTVRQAATKAVSKQREILLGDGGSEDEEREDKEEAFPDPDESGSDEDFMVEDDDDSDYGRSKSKRSSKKVIRRSRPERKEKKSPKPRLKATVTPSPMKGKGKGRSSAAKAPEKSSPKEEEEEEPESPLEEEEEEEEEEVVKKDSSPAPKKTKEVPGKEKKEKEDAEEEEEEEEDGSEEDAPSGED encoded by the exons ATGTCAAGACCAGTGAG GAACAAGAAGGTGGTGAATTACTCCCAATTCCAAGAGTCTGATGATGCAG ATGAGGAGTATGGGAGGAACTCAGACAAGCCTAAGAAGCCTCGTGCGGCTCCTCGTGAGGTGAAGCGCAAGCGTTCAAAGAACTCTCAGGAGGACAG TGAGGATTCTGATGATAAACTCTCAAAATCAAAAAATGATTCAGCAG ATGACTTTGGTAGTGATGAAGGCAACGACTTTGGAGAGGAGGATGACGAGGATGGAGGGAGTGACTTTGAAGCTAAACGAGGGAAAAAGGGAAAAACAGCCAAGGTGGCAAAGCCCACTAAGAGGACACCCAAGAGAAAACGACCTGCAG atgacaGTGATGAGGAGGTGAGTCGTAAGGTGCGTACGGTGCGCCAGGCTGCCACCAAGGCAGTGTCcaaacagagagagatcctgctgGGAGACGGGGGCAGCGAGGACGAGGAACGCGAAGACAAAGAGGAGGCCTTCCCAGACC ctgatgAGTCGGGCAGTGATGAAGACTTCATggttgaggatgatgatgatagtgactACGGCCGCTCCAAGAGCAAGAGGAGCAGCAAGAAGGTGATCAGACGGAGCAggccggagaggaaggagaagaaatCCCCCAAACCAAGACTAAAGGCCACCG tgacCCCCAGCCCAATGAAAGGAAAGGGTAAAGGTCGCTCAAGCGCCGCCAAGGCCCCGGAGAAGAGCTCGCccaaagaggaggaagaggaggagccagAGAGCCCtctggaagaggaagaagaagaggaggaggaggaggtggtgaagaAAGATTCCTCCCCCGCTCCCAAGAAAACTAAGGAGGTACctgggaaggagaagaaggaaaAGGAAGAcgcagaagaggaggaggaggaagaagaggacggTTCGGAAGAGGACGCGCCCTCTGGGGAAGACTAG